Proteins from one Bacillota bacterium genomic window:
- the hemA gene encoding glutamyl-tRNA reductase — MLEVAGVSCHTAPLALREKLAVCAEEYPRLLRELAVSPAVGEAAILATCNRTEVYLVRHRARLGAGPVSDGAGGGGPCSGVAWQFFVGRGLGAGEEQLLYRKEGETCVRHLFSVACGLDSPVLGETQVLGQVREALTRAREAGTAGPVLNALFERAVATAGLVHSRTGLGSHACSASSAAVEAISAELGGLGGCRVLLVGAGKMAELAGRALRGRGAEVWVTSRNLGRAAAVAHRHGLTAVPWTELEERLGQADAVISGTGAPHLILGRERVARALAVRRERQCSREGSASTSASRPAGGARLVVADLAMPRDVDPDVAGLPGVRLFDLDELQARARANLEHRRALAGEAQGIIEGEVARFQRWLAARQAVALIRAVRGRYQAMARREVEWALARMGPLTLEQRRVLEEMVQRLVNKGLHGPIKAMGRGAGDREGEWRLAVLAEALLAPGTREARGVACRGRTGE, encoded by the coding sequence GGCTGTCTCCCCCGCGGTGGGGGAGGCGGCCATCCTGGCCACCTGCAACCGCACCGAAGTGTATCTGGTGCGCCACCGGGCTCGTTTGGGGGCCGGGCCGGTGAGCGACGGGGCGGGTGGAGGTGGCCCCTGTTCCGGTGTGGCCTGGCAGTTTTTCGTGGGCCGGGGCCTGGGAGCAGGGGAAGAGCAGCTTCTCTACCGCAAGGAAGGAGAAACCTGCGTCCGCCACCTGTTCTCGGTGGCGTGCGGGCTGGACTCGCCCGTGCTCGGGGAGACCCAGGTGCTGGGGCAGGTGAGGGAGGCATTGACCCGCGCCCGGGAAGCGGGCACGGCCGGGCCGGTGCTGAACGCGCTATTTGAGCGGGCGGTGGCGACTGCCGGCCTGGTGCATTCCCGGACCGGGTTGGGGAGCCATGCCTGCTCTGCCAGCAGCGCGGCCGTGGAGGCCATTTCCGCCGAGCTGGGCGGCCTGGGGGGTTGCCGCGTCCTCCTGGTGGGTGCCGGGAAGATGGCCGAGCTGGCAGGACGGGCACTCCGAGGACGGGGTGCGGAGGTGTGGGTGACCAGCCGCAACCTGGGCCGGGCAGCCGCCGTGGCCCACAGGCACGGCCTGACGGCGGTGCCCTGGACGGAACTGGAGGAGCGGCTGGGGCAGGCCGATGCCGTGATCTCGGGCACCGGAGCTCCCCATCTCATCCTGGGAAGGGAGCGCGTGGCCCGCGCTCTGGCGGTCCGGCGCGAGCGGCAATGCTCGCGAGAGGGTTCCGCGTCCACTTCCGCGTCCCGGCCGGCCGGGGGCGCCCGGCTGGTGGTGGCCGACCTGGCCATGCCCCGCGATGTGGACCCGGACGTGGCCGGGCTGCCCGGTGTCCGTCTCTTCGACCTGGACGAGCTGCAGGCGCGGGCCCGCGCCAACCTGGAGCATCGCAGGGCCCTGGCGGGGGAGGCCCAGGGCATCATAGAAGGGGAGGTGGCTCGCTTCCAGAGATGGCTGGCCGCCCGGCAGGCCGTCGCCCTCATCCGGGCCGTGCGCGGCCGGTACCAGGCGATGGCCCGCAGGGAAGTGGAATGGGCCCTGGCCCGGATGGGTCCCCTCACCCTGGAGCAACGCCGGGTGCTGGAGGAGATGGTGCAGCGCTTAGTGAATAAAGGGTTGCACGGACCCATTAAAGCCATGGGCCGCGGGGCGGGCGACCGGGAGGGAGAATGGCGATTGGCGGTGCTGGCGGAGGCCTTGCTGGCTCCGGGGACCCGCGAAGCCCGCGGCGTCGCCTGCCGGGGGCGGACCGGTGAGTGA
- a CDS encoding bifunctional precorrin-2 dehydrogenase/sirohydrochlorin ferrochelatase has protein sequence MSEDYLALMLHTRGRRCLVVGGGEVARRKVEDALHAGLAVVVVAPRVVPALRDLARLGRITWEERVFHPADVRGMFLTFAAATPEVNDQACQAARQAGVLVNVVDHPEMSDFISPAVLQRGPVTVAVSTGGASPALAARIRDRVATVVDEETGEWATLLARFRRRVQEAVAEAGVRHELLRRAAELEGEAAIARGERTAVERLLDSWLEPYRPASRHPGGGASGEEREDGGGGGPARQSAR, from the coding sequence GTGAGTGAGGATTATCTGGCGTTAATGCTCCATACCCGGGGCCGGCGCTGCCTGGTGGTGGGCGGGGGAGAAGTCGCCCGGCGCAAGGTGGAAGACGCCCTGCATGCCGGTCTGGCCGTGGTGGTGGTCGCCCCCCGGGTGGTGCCTGCGTTACGCGATCTGGCCCGGCTCGGGCGGATCACGTGGGAAGAGCGGGTTTTTCATCCCGCCGACGTGCGGGGAATGTTCCTTACATTCGCCGCTGCCACCCCCGAGGTCAACGACCAGGCGTGCCAGGCCGCGCGCCAGGCCGGGGTGCTGGTCAACGTGGTGGATCATCCCGAGATGTCCGATTTCATCTCTCCTGCCGTCCTGCAGCGCGGTCCCGTCACGGTGGCAGTGAGCACGGGCGGTGCCAGCCCCGCTCTGGCCGCCCGCATCCGGGACCGCGTGGCGACCGTGGTGGACGAAGAGACGGGCGAGTGGGCGACCCTGCTGGCCCGTTTCCGCCGGCGGGTGCAGGAAGCGGTTGCCGAGGCCGGGGTGCGGCATGAGCTCTTGCGCCGGGCGGCGGAGCTGGAAGGCGAGGCCGCCATCGCCCGCGGTGAAAGGACTGCCGTCGAAAGGCTGCTTGATTCGTGGCTGGAGCCCTACCGGCCCGCCTCCCGGCACCCCGGTGGGGGCGCTTCGGGAGAGGAACGCGAAGACGGTGGGGGCGGCGGTCCCGCCCGGCAGAGCGCGAGGTGA
- the hemC gene encoding hydroxymethylbilane synthase, whose protein sequence is MDEIVLATRGSALALAQAQWVGAALQAVRPGLSIRMLIVHTRGDRISTGALAEGPGAAAAGTGEFVREVQQAVLAGEAHAAVHSLKDLPLRGPEGLVTAAVPARGDVREALVSPGARLEDLPAGARVGTSSPRRRAFLRHLRPDLAVLEMRGNLDTRLRRLEAGVCDALVVAAAGLGRLGMTDRVTQYFLPEVFLPAPGQGALAVEARADDTVARELMARIDDPRTRQAVWAERAMLESLGGGCRVPVGAWARREEGELVLTGAYAPGGEGLARVTLRIATGPGDLEAARGLGERAGGQLLALARRGG, encoded by the coding sequence GTGGATGAGATCGTCCTGGCCACCCGGGGGAGCGCCCTCGCCCTGGCTCAGGCCCAGTGGGTGGGAGCCGCCCTTCAGGCCGTCCGGCCCGGACTTTCCATCCGGATGCTCATCGTCCACACCCGCGGGGATCGCATCTCAACCGGTGCCCTGGCGGAGGGGCCCGGGGCGGCCGCGGCCGGCACCGGCGAGTTCGTACGCGAGGTACAGCAGGCGGTACTGGCCGGGGAGGCCCACGCGGCCGTCCACAGCCTCAAGGATCTCCCCCTGCGGGGCCCGGAGGGCCTGGTGACGGCGGCCGTCCCCGCCCGCGGCGACGTGCGGGAGGCGCTGGTTTCCCCGGGGGCGCGGCTGGAGGACCTCCCGGCGGGAGCGCGGGTGGGCACTTCCAGCCCTCGTCGGCGCGCCTTCCTGCGCCATCTCCGCCCCGACCTGGCGGTGCTGGAGATGAGGGGCAACCTGGACACCAGGTTGCGGAGGCTGGAGGCGGGGGTCTGCGACGCCCTGGTGGTGGCGGCGGCGGGATTGGGGCGACTGGGGATGACCGATCGCGTCACCCAGTACTTCCTTCCGGAAGTGTTTCTTCCCGCTCCCGGCCAGGGAGCCCTGGCCGTGGAGGCACGGGCCGACGATACTGTGGCGCGGGAGCTGATGGCGCGCATCGACGATCCCCGCACCCGGCAGGCGGTTTGGGCCGAACGGGCCATGCTGGAGTCCCTGGGGGGAGGATGCCGGGTGCCCGTGGGTGCCTGGGCCAGGCGGGAGGAGGGCGAGCTGGTCCTCACGGGAGCTTACGCGCCCGGGGGAGAGGGGCTGGCGCGGGTAACCCTGCGCATTGCGACCGGTCCCGGGGACCTGGAGGCGGCCCGCGGGCTGGGCGAGCGGGCGGGCGGACAGCTCCTGGCCCTGGCCA